One Helianthus annuus cultivar XRQ/B chromosome 12, HanXRQr2.0-SUNRISE, whole genome shotgun sequence genomic region harbors:
- the LOC110892520 gene encoding equilibrative nucleotide transporter 8: MEILQPNPNLKTYDNKEPKDTYNMAYIIHFLLGAGYLVPWNAFITAVDYFRYLYPNKHINKAFSVGYMSAAMAVLFTLMWFSRSSRIKLPSVRTRMNLGQCLFILALMVAPVTDWIVHGKEETRKAMNIAFVVLVSMVMISGLADGLVGGSLVGATGALPGRYMQAVFAGNATAGVFLRIVIFSNLVNEKEIEWDIGVQMSRARLIYDSLSWFGLSFVSNSSSACLLSIN; encoded by the exons ATGGAGATTCTACAGCCAAATCCGAACCTTAAAACCTACGACAACAAGGAGCCAAAAGACACATACAACATGGCATACATTATACATTTTCTACTAGGTGCCGGATATTTGGTTCCATGGAACGCCTTCATCACAGCCGTTGATTATTTCCGGTATCTATACCCTAACAAACACATCAACAAGGCGTTTTCTGTGGGTTACATGTCGGCCGCGATGGCCGTGCTTTTTACGCTCATGTGGTTTTCAAGGTCGAGCCGGATTAAGTTGCCGTCGGTTCGGACCCGGATGAATTTGGGTCAGTGTTTGTTTATTTTGGCTCTCATGGTGGCGCCGGTGACGGACTGGATTGTTCATGGGAAGGAGGAGACTAGGAAGGCGATGAATATCGCGTTTGTGGTGCTTGTTTCCATGGTTATGATCAGTGGATTAGCTGATGGGTTAGTGGGTGGAAGTCTGGTTGGAGCCACTGGAGCTCTACCTGGACGGTATATGCAGGCGGTTTTTGCTGGTAACGCTACCGCCG GGGTTTTTCTTCGAATTGTCATTTTCTCTAATCTTGTAAATGAAAAAGAAATAGAGTGGGATATTggggtgcaaatgagccgagctCGATTAATTTATGACAGCTTGAGCTGGTTCGGTTTAAGCTTTGTTTCAAACTCGAGTTCGGcttgtttattatctattaattaa
- the LOC118484811 gene encoding equilibrative nucleotide transporter 8-like: MVLLCIICTNVLHKLPVIRFYRSNRKHIDPIQPMSTQSNFWQVVKKIRYLVIAVFAIYLVSLSIFPGYLSENVASTYFKDWYPILLITTFNVGDFVGKCLTAVYVPRGSKLVVWWCMSRLLFYPLFVGCVYGPKWMHSEGPVMSLTMMLGVSNGYLTSVLMILAPKLVPVEESEVVGIAMQTFLVVGLVVGSALGWLWNL, translated from the coding sequence ATGGTACTTCTATGCATCATATGCACCAACGTTCTACACAAACTACCGGTGATCCGATTCTACCGAAGTAACCGAAAACACATCGACCCCATCCAACCCATGTCAACCCAATCAAACTTCTGGCAAGTAGTTAAAAAAATCCGTTATCTAGTGATAGCAGTATTTGCAATCTACCTAGTGTCACTATCAATATTCCCAGGTTATTTAAGTGAAAACGTTGCATCAACTTATTTTAAAGATTGGTATCCTATATTACTCATTACAACTTTTAACGTTGGAGATTTTGTGGGCAAGTGTTTGACTGCTGTTTATGTGCCACGTGGCAGTAAGTTGGTGGTTTGGTGGTGTATGAGTAGGCTGTTGTTTTATCCACTGTTTGTAGGTTGTGTGTATGGACCCAAATGGATGCATAGTGAGGGTCCGGTTATGAGTTTGACCATGATGCTTGGTGTGAGCAATGGGTACTTGACTAGTGTGCTTATGATACTTGCACCCAAGTTGGTACCGGTCGAGGAGTCCGAGGTGGTTGGGATCGCTATGCAGACGTTTTTGGTGGTTGGGTTGGTCGTGGGTTCGGCGCTTGGTTGGTTGTGGAACCTTTGA